One segment of Longimicrobiales bacterium DNA contains the following:
- a CDS encoding alpha/beta fold hydrolase, translating to MPAAPGSMPVSCSALLLVLLAQTAAAQAPPAPAAFDSARAAELYVSNRPDDHPASNYERAILNKARTDSIFEARSRGVLDYSKVTYRSSVGDMDIPAYIFQPLERRGARGHAALVWVHGGVHGNWDQNYWPFIHDAVERGYVVIAPEYRGSTGYGEAHHRAIDYGGYEVDDVMTAHAWLRDNLPHVDPDRVGIMGWSHGGYISLLSVFREEHPFRAAAAIVPVTNLIFRLSYKGPRYQRSFSTQERVQGLPFEKREIYVERSPYYHVHKLEVPLLVHVATNDTDVNFEESSMLIWSLRAQKPDLAETKIYVDPTPGPSSGGHTFSRRVNRETLERDDSPEQIDSWNRVWTFLEEKLQPYRH from the coding sequence ATGCCAGCGGCGCCGGGATCCATGCCCGTCTCGTGCAGCGCTTTGCTGCTCGTTCTGTTAGCCCAGACCGCGGCCGCACAGGCGCCGCCCGCTCCAGCGGCGTTCGACTCTGCGCGCGCCGCGGAGCTGTACGTCAGCAACCGTCCGGACGACCACCCGGCCTCGAACTACGAGCGTGCGATTCTCAACAAGGCGCGTACCGACAGCATCTTCGAGGCGCGCAGCCGCGGCGTGCTGGACTACAGCAAGGTGACGTATCGCAGCAGTGTGGGCGACATGGACATCCCCGCCTACATCTTCCAGCCACTCGAGCGGCGCGGTGCGCGCGGACATGCCGCGCTCGTGTGGGTGCACGGAGGCGTGCATGGCAACTGGGACCAGAACTACTGGCCGTTCATCCACGATGCTGTCGAGCGCGGCTACGTGGTCATCGCACCCGAGTACCGGGGCAGCACCGGGTATGGCGAGGCGCATCATCGCGCGATCGATTACGGCGGCTACGAGGTGGACGACGTGATGACCGCGCACGCCTGGCTGCGCGACAACCTGCCGCACGTCGATCCCGACCGTGTCGGCATCATGGGCTGGAGCCACGGCGGATACATATCGCTGCTGTCCGTGTTCAGGGAGGAGCATCCGTTCCGCGCGGCGGCCGCGATCGTACCCGTGACGAATCTGATCTTCCGTCTGAGCTACAAGGGTCCGCGCTACCAGCGCAGCTTCTCGACGCAGGAGCGCGTGCAGGGCCTGCCGTTCGAGAAACGCGAGATCTATGTGGAGCGCTCGCCGTACTATCACGTGCACAAGCTGGAAGTGCCGCTGCTCGTGCACGTCGCGACGAACGACACGGACGTGAATTTCGAGGAATCGTCGATGCTGATCTGGTCGCTGCGCGCACAGAAGCCGGACCTGGCGGAGACGAAGATCTACGTGGACCCGACGCCGGGCCCGTCGAGCGGCGGTCACACGTTCAGCCGGCGCGTCAACCGCGAGACGCTCGAGCGCGACGACTCGCCCGAGCAGATAGATTCGTGGAACAGGGTGTGGACGTTCCTGGAGGAGAAACTGCAGCCGTACCGGCACTGA
- a CDS encoding DUF1648 domain-containing protein, whose product MHLITGVVLVATLGLSLYVYPELPERIPLHFAADGTPDRWGARSLLKWLLLPLIGAATIGLLYGVAWFLPGRPHLLNMPDKKKLLELPRPLQDRVLAAAVAMMYYTALALAVMFASIQYGAWVSATTGTSSSATVVGIIFALVVMPFVTIGFLVVIQRRLDEAWREYRTRSS is encoded by the coding sequence GTGCATCTGATTACCGGGGTGGTACTGGTCGCCACGCTCGGCCTGAGCCTGTATGTGTATCCGGAGCTGCCGGAGCGTATCCCGCTGCATTTCGCTGCGGACGGCACGCCGGACCGTTGGGGTGCCAGGTCGCTGCTGAAGTGGCTGCTGCTGCCGCTCATCGGGGCGGCCACGATCGGCCTGCTCTATGGCGTGGCGTGGTTCCTTCCCGGCCGACCGCACCTCCTGAACATGCCCGACAAGAAGAAGCTGCTGGAGCTGCCGCGCCCGCTACAGGATCGTGTGCTGGCGGCTGCCGTCGCCATGATGTACTACACGGCGCTCGCGCTCGCCGTGATGTTCGCGAGCATTCAGTACGGCGCGTGGGTGTCGGCGACGACGGGCACGTCCAGCAGCGCCACGGTCGTGGGCATCATCTTCGCGCTGGTCGTGATGCCCTTCGTGACGATCGGCTTCCTCGTCGTGATCCAGCGACGACTGGACGAGGCCTGGCGCGAATACCGGACGCGATCTTCATGA
- a CDS encoding neutral zinc metallopeptidase, with product MRWQGGRRSGNVQDRRGRGGMMVGGGIGAVVITIVALLLGVDPDSIPTTGVAPADESAPGSPDQFQGVDDEADFISVVLADTEDTWSAIFAERGTTYREPELVIFDGVVQSACGMAQSAVGPFYCPVDQQLYLDLSFFRELSERFGASGDFARAYVVAHEVGHHVQTLLGISDEVRAAQARSSQTESNAIQVRMELQADCLAGVWAHHAQRERQVLEPGDIDEALGAAAAIGDDRLQRETQGRVSPESFTHGTSAQRSQWFRNGFESGDPDRCDTFAM from the coding sequence ATGCGGTGGCAGGGTGGACGTCGCAGTGGCAATGTGCAGGACAGGCGCGGACGCGGCGGCATGATGGTCGGCGGCGGCATCGGTGCCGTCGTGATCACGATCGTGGCGCTGCTCCTGGGCGTGGATCCGGACAGCATCCCCACGACCGGTGTCGCACCCGCGGATGAGTCGGCGCCCGGCAGTCCGGACCAGTTCCAGGGCGTCGATGATGAGGCGGACTTCATTTCGGTCGTTCTGGCCGACACGGAGGACACCTGGAGCGCGATCTTCGCCGAGCGCGGCACAACGTACCGGGAGCCGGAGCTCGTGATCTTCGACGGTGTGGTTCAGTCCGCGTGCGGCATGGCGCAGTCGGCGGTCGGACCGTTCTACTGCCCGGTCGATCAGCAGCTCTATCTCGACCTGTCATTCTTCCGCGAGTTGAGCGAGCGCTTCGGCGCCTCCGGCGATTTCGCGCGCGCGTACGTCGTCGCCCACGAGGTCGGCCATCACGTGCAGACACTGCTCGGGATCTCCGATGAAGTACGCGCGGCGCAGGCGCGCTCGTCACAGACAGAGTCGAATGCGATTCAGGTGCGCATGGAGCTGCAGGCGGACTGTCTGGCGGGTGTATGGGCCCACCACGCACAGCGTGAGCGGCAGGTGCTCGAGCCGGGCGATATCGATGAGGCGCTCGGCGCCGCGGCTGCGATCGGTGACGACAGGCTCCAGCGTGAGACCCAGGGCCGCGTCTCGCCGGAATCGTTCACGCACGGCACGTCGGCTCAGCGCTCCCAGTGGTTCCGTAACGGCTTCGAATCCGGCGACCCGGACCGCTGCGACACATTTGCGATGTAA
- the msrA gene encoding peptide-methionine (S)-S-oxide reductase MsrA, whose translation MNRHDDIPADTESAILGGGCFWCLEAVFADLRGVQRVESGYAGGNVERPTYQQVCAGTTGHAEVVRVDFDPRIITFGDLLDVFFTIHDPTTQNRQGADVGTQYRSAIYYLSPEQKETAERKIAALEADGVWSGIVTEVAAAGEFWPAESYHRDYYRNNPDQAYCRVVIAPKIAKLRQHHLDKLRP comes from the coding sequence ATGAACCGACACGATGACATACCGGCGGACACGGAAAGCGCCATTCTGGGCGGCGGCTGCTTCTGGTGCCTGGAGGCGGTGTTCGCGGACCTGCGTGGCGTGCAGCGCGTGGAGTCCGGCTATGCCGGCGGCAACGTCGAGCGACCCACGTACCAGCAGGTGTGCGCGGGCACGACCGGGCATGCCGAGGTGGTACGCGTCGACTTCGATCCGCGGATCATCACGTTCGGTGATCTGCTCGACGTCTTCTTCACAATCCACGACCCCACCACCCAGAACCGCCAGGGCGCGGATGTCGGCACGCAGTACCGTTCCGCGATCTATTATCTCTCGCCGGAGCAGAAGGAAACGGCCGAGAGGAAGATAGCGGCCCTCGAAGCCGACGGCGTGTGGTCCGGGATCGTCACCGAAGTCGCCGCCGCCGGCGAGTTCTGGCCCGCCGAGTCGTACCACCGCGACTATTACCGCAACAACCCGGACCAGGCATACTGCCGCGTCGTGATCGCCCCCAAGATCGCCAAGCTGCGCCAGCACCACCTCGACAAATTGCGCCCCTGA
- a CDS encoding BTAD domain-containing putative transcriptional regulator, which produces MNRNTAVEIPPLRVLRDRSPALPAPLTTFIGRERALGEVGTAIRSHRLITLTGPGGSGKTRLSIEVARSVADAYDDGVTWIELAPVTDPALVPQTVAAAFGLRQQQGRSAGEAVTEYLSTRRVLLVLDNCEHVIAATAEFVTELLRHAPHVHILATSRERIAVAGERVWPVPPLGLPPRRTRELDVLLGSESVRLFLERAAAVMPAFTIDAATAAAIADICVRVDGIPLAIELAAARMNVLAPRQIADRLADSMNLLTTGARTLPKRQRTLRAAIDWSYGLLSETERTLFRRLSVFAGTFTLDAAEAVCADARLPETEVLDLLASLVDKSLVTVTERDGEARYRMLDTVDQYATELLDAEGDAHATLQRHAEHYARIVDLYGPKLRSAARPRVMPILDAEHDNIRAALDWTRVTPDCADLHHRFVSRLWWYWVQRVYWDEGLQRLSAAIALSDGVDPVRYAGTLYGAGVLAWVSGVFLQSRLWLERCIELRREQTDPGPLGMALCALAPPLFDLGDRDEAMALAQEGLALARQGSAPWDVAFALTAAYGYVHQAGGSLDEAEQAHMEADGLWSDPADDWGRSLTHNSIAVISWRRGDLERAQAYARDALGFVHCSGDRWFASRSLQVLGYIAVAQSDLETATRLLAGSESLRCEVGARLMPFEVREWSRALEEARHGLGDTGFEAAWNEGVTLDFDSAIDFALSAQPAGMQAGADATPQQASVATPARQGGVVPVAAPAPRIEWPGRECDLLIRGFGAVEVHRDGRGLTNEDWTYARPRELLFYLLCHGAGATKEQIGLDLWPDASPAQLRSSFHVTVHHLRRALGAPEWVAFHEGRYRFEAAHDVAYDVTHFERCMDEAQALRASTSPDDVARRVQLLQSAIDVYRGHFLDDAGFGDWTLEPRDRLHRQFADAAVDLAACHQAAGRHDAAAATCRALLARDTLDERAHRLLIQALADNGRPADAVRHYGVMAALFREELGITPSVETRELVERLSHKA; this is translated from the coding sequence TTGAACCGCAATACCGCCGTCGAGATTCCCCCCCTGCGCGTGCTGCGTGACCGCAGCCCGGCTCTGCCGGCGCCGCTGACGACATTCATCGGTCGTGAGCGGGCGTTGGGCGAGGTCGGCACGGCGATACGCTCGCACCGTCTCATCACGCTGACGGGGCCGGGTGGGAGCGGCAAGACCCGTCTGTCGATCGAAGTGGCGCGCAGTGTAGCGGATGCGTACGACGACGGCGTCACGTGGATCGAGCTGGCGCCCGTAACGGATCCTGCTCTCGTGCCGCAGACGGTGGCCGCGGCGTTCGGTCTCAGGCAGCAGCAGGGCCGCAGCGCCGGGGAGGCGGTGACGGAGTATCTGTCGACGCGGCGAGTGCTCCTCGTGCTGGACAACTGCGAGCATGTCATTGCCGCGACTGCGGAGTTCGTGACGGAGCTGCTGCGCCATGCCCCGCACGTCCATATCCTCGCCACATCGCGCGAGCGTATCGCCGTGGCGGGGGAGCGGGTGTGGCCGGTGCCGCCGCTCGGCCTGCCGCCGCGCCGTACGCGCGAGCTGGATGTGCTGCTCGGTTCGGAATCAGTCCGGTTGTTCCTGGAGCGAGCGGCTGCCGTGATGCCGGCGTTCACGATCGATGCCGCGACTGCTGCAGCGATTGCCGACATCTGTGTGCGCGTGGATGGCATTCCGCTCGCCATCGAGTTGGCGGCCGCACGCATGAACGTGCTCGCACCGCGGCAGATCGCTGACCGGCTGGCGGACTCGATGAACCTGCTGACGACGGGTGCGCGGACGCTGCCCAAGCGGCAACGCACCCTGCGTGCTGCCATCGACTGGAGCTACGGCCTCCTGAGTGAGACAGAGCGCACGTTGTTCCGCCGGCTGTCCGTGTTCGCCGGCACGTTCACGCTCGATGCGGCCGAGGCGGTGTGCGCTGACGCGCGGCTGCCGGAAACCGAAGTACTCGATCTGCTCGCCAGCCTGGTCGACAAATCACTGGTGACGGTCACGGAGCGCGATGGCGAAGCGCGCTATCGCATGCTCGACACGGTGGATCAGTACGCGACGGAGCTGCTGGACGCCGAGGGAGACGCGCACGCCACACTTCAGCGTCACGCTGAGCATTATGCGCGCATCGTCGACCTGTACGGTCCAAAGCTGCGCTCTGCAGCGCGCCCACGGGTGATGCCAATCCTGGATGCGGAGCACGACAATATCCGCGCCGCCCTCGACTGGACACGCGTCACGCCGGACTGCGCCGATCTGCACCACCGTTTCGTGAGCCGGCTGTGGTGGTACTGGGTGCAGCGCGTCTACTGGGACGAGGGGCTGCAGCGGCTCAGCGCGGCGATCGCACTGTCCGATGGCGTCGATCCGGTGCGCTACGCCGGCACGCTGTACGGCGCCGGCGTCCTCGCCTGGGTCAGCGGTGTCTTCCTGCAGTCGCGTCTGTGGCTGGAGCGGTGTATCGAGCTGCGTCGCGAGCAGACCGATCCCGGACCCCTGGGGATGGCGCTGTGCGCACTGGCGCCGCCCCTGTTCGACCTGGGCGACCGCGACGAAGCCATGGCGCTGGCGCAGGAAGGCCTGGCGCTGGCACGGCAGGGGAGCGCGCCCTGGGACGTCGCGTTCGCGCTCACGGCGGCGTACGGCTACGTCCATCAGGCGGGCGGATCGCTCGATGAGGCGGAGCAGGCCCACATGGAGGCGGACGGCCTGTGGAGTGATCCCGCGGATGACTGGGGCCGCTCACTCACGCACAACAGCATCGCGGTGATCTCGTGGCGGCGCGGCGACCTGGAGCGCGCGCAGGCCTATGCCCGCGATGCACTTGGTTTCGTCCACTGCTCCGGCGATCGCTGGTTCGCGTCGCGTTCGCTCCAGGTGCTCGGGTACATCGCGGTCGCGCAGAGTGATCTGGAGACCGCGACGCGTCTGCTGGCCGGTTCGGAGTCACTGCGCTGCGAGGTGGGTGCGCGCCTGATGCCGTTCGAAGTGCGCGAGTGGAGCCGCGCCCTCGAAGAGGCACGCCATGGACTCGGCGACACCGGGTTCGAGGCCGCCTGGAACGAGGGCGTGACGCTCGACTTCGACAGCGCGATCGACTTCGCGCTGAGTGCGCAGCCTGCAGGCATGCAGGCGGGCGCGGATGCGACACCGCAGCAGGCGTCCGTCGCGACGCCGGCCAGGCAGGGCGGCGTGGTGCCAGTGGCCGCGCCGGCCCCGCGCATCGAGTGGCCCGGGCGGGAGTGCGACCTGCTGATCCGCGGGTTTGGTGCGGTCGAGGTGCACCGCGACGGCCGCGGGCTCACGAACGAGGACTGGACGTACGCCCGCCCGCGCGAGCTCCTGTTCTATCTCCTGTGTCATGGGGCGGGCGCGACGAAGGAGCAGATCGGGCTGGACCTGTGGCCGGACGCGTCACCCGCTCAGCTGCGGAGCAGCTTCCACGTGACCGTGCATCACCTCCGGCGCGCCCTGGGCGCCCCGGAATGGGTGGCGTTTCACGAGGGCAGGTACCGTTTCGAGGCCGCACACGACGTCGCGTACGACGTCACCCACTTCGAGCGGTGCATGGACGAGGCGCAAGCGCTCCGCGCGAGCACGTCACCCGACGACGTGGCGCGCCGGGTTCAGCTGCTGCAATCGGCGATCGACGTGTACCGCGGCCATTTCCTGGATGACGCCGGTTTCGGTGACTGGACGCTGGAGCCGCGCGACCGGCTGCACCGGCAGTTCGCGGATGCGGCGGTCGATCTCGCAGCGTGCCACCAGGCCGCCGGTCGACACGACGCGGCGGCAGCGACGTGTCGAGCGCTGCTCGCGCGTGACACGCTCGATGAGCGCGCGCACCGGCTGCTGATCCAGGCGCTGGCCGATAATGGCCGGCCGGCCGATGCGGTCCGCCACTACGGCGTCATGGCGGCGCTGTTCCGCGAGGAGCTCGGCATCACCCCGTCCGTCGAGACGCGTGAGCTCGTCGAACGACTCTCACACAAGGCATGA
- a CDS encoding TerB family tellurite resistance protein translates to MGRVVRLFAIQLPAGSYGEYIECGSCLSTFRPSALAFEHGDEDHRIHAEYERALLRVLALLVVSDGHIHDAEISVVQRVYAAVTGSHLSWDAVTAEAADVAQHPTSAARYLAEVVGYLNDRGKEQVLRGAALVSGADGRVHEAESDMVRRLGAVMQLDEDRIDYVLRSFT, encoded by the coding sequence GTGGGACGCGTCGTGCGCCTGTTTGCCATTCAGCTGCCGGCCGGCTCGTACGGGGAGTACATCGAATGCGGCTCCTGCCTGTCGACCTTCCGCCCCTCCGCTCTCGCGTTCGAGCACGGTGACGAAGACCACCGCATCCACGCGGAATACGAGCGCGCGTTGCTCAGGGTCCTCGCTCTCCTCGTCGTGAGTGACGGCCATATCCACGATGCCGAGATCTCGGTCGTGCAGCGCGTGTACGCCGCGGTCACCGGCTCCCACCTGTCCTGGGACGCGGTTACCGCCGAGGCCGCCGATGTCGCGCAGCACCCGACGAGTGCCGCGCGCTACCTGGCCGAGGTGGTTGGATATCTGAACGACCGCGGCAAGGAGCAGGTGCTGCGCGGCGCGGCACTCGTCAGTGGCGCGGATGGTCGCGTACACGAAGCCGAGTCGGACATGGTGCGGCGCCTGGGTGCCGTCATGCAGCTGGACGAGGATCGAATCGACTACGTACTGCGCTCGTTCACCTGA